One Microplitis demolitor isolate Queensland-Clemson2020A chromosome 2, iyMicDemo2.1a, whole genome shotgun sequence DNA segment encodes these proteins:
- the LOC128668988 gene encoding chymotrypsin-1-like — translation MVSIQYYDSHWCGGVFVTRRHILTAAHCLAIVNSKTNRVELHNKDNLSVKSGSSNWRYPRYVHTIEKFVIHPQYTGTPPKNLHDIGIVILTKYIFLDATQNIIRLPSSYTMGGSRGTVLGWGYLKEKAGSVTDRLQKAPVTTLSHEECLRRAPTPIERSHLCGLSSKGSGFCDGDSGSPLISNGQVIGIVSMGWECGHGQPDIYTRVHSYYSWIYSVIN, via the exons ATGGTTTCTATTCAATATTACGATAGCCATTGGTGTGGCGGAGTTTTTGTAACGAGACGTCATATTTTGACAGCGGCCCATTGCTTGGCTATTGTTAATTCTAAAACAAATAGAGTAGAATTGCACAATAAAGATAACTTGTCAGTTAAGTCAGGAAGTAGTAATTGGCGATATCCTAGATACGTGCATACTATCGAGAAATTCGTTATTCATCCACAATACACAGGAACTCCGCCGAAAAACTTACATGACATTGGCATCGTGATTTtgactaaatatattttccttGACGCaacacaaaatattattagattaCCGTCTTCGTATACTATGGGTGGCTCGCGTGGAACTGTTCTCGGATGGGGATATTTGAAAGAGAAAGCAGGTTCGGTTACAGACCGATTGCAAAAAGCTCCTGTTACTACTTTAAGTCATGAAGAATGCTTGCGTAGAGCACCTACGCCTATTGAGCGATCTCATTTATGCGGGCTTTCCAGCAAAGGATCAGGCTTTTGCGAT GGTGATAGTGGTAGCCCTTTGATTAGTAATGGACAAGTAATTGGCATAGTTTCGATGGGTTGGGAATGTGGTCATGGACAACCGGATATTTATACCCGCGTTCATTCATATTACTCCTGGATTTATAgcgtaattaattga
- the LOC103578625 gene encoding chymotrypsin-2-like yields MFTKSIVSVLILALVFASLQDVYGKTPNKITGGVRAFLYEFPSIVSIRFYGQQLCAGVFITTKHVLTAAHCLAEDNYFQTGVDLYPASEITVGSGSDNCNFPKMIHKIKGFKIHPRYLGAYNRNINDIAIITLEKPITPNPSQQIIRLPSRPSGVGLQSAVAGWGTSYEGEGKLSELLKKAFVKTISNAECQRRNHVFIYSGQLCASQNYGVGFCDGDSGGPLVHSGEVIGIVSMSFNCGKGTPDLYTRVYSYLGWIKANIQ; encoded by the exons atgtTTACAAAAAGCATTGTTAGTGTTCTAATTTTAGCGCTAGTCTTCGCATCACTTCAAG ATGTTTACGGAAAAACACCAAATAAAATCACCGGTGGTGTACGAGCATTCCTCTATGAATTTCCATCGATAGTATCAATACGTTTTTACGGACAACAGCTTTGCGCAGGAGTATTTATAACAACAAAACATGTACTAACAGCCGCGCATTGCCTGGCGGAAGACAACTATTTCCAAACTGGCGTCGATTTGTACCCGGCTTCCGAAATAACCGTTGGCTCAGGGAGCGATAATTGCAACTTTCCTAAAatgattcataaaataaagGGTTTTAAAATCCATCCTCGGTATCTAGGTGCATATAACAGAAATATCAATGACATTGCCATCATAAcg TTGGAAAAGCCAATCACTCCTAATCCATCACAACAAATTATAAGATTACCAAGCAGGCCTTCTGGCGTTGGTCTACAGTCTGCAGTTGCTGGATGGGGGACTTCGTATGAAGGCGAAGGAAAACTATCAGAACTACTGAAGAAAGCTTTTGTTAAGACAATAAGTAATGCTGAATGCCAACGTCGTAatcatgtttttatttatagtggACAACTTTGTGCTTCACAAAACTACGGTGTTGGTTTTTGTGAC ggTGACAGTGGAGGTCCTCTGGTACACAGCGGAGAAGTTATTGGTATCGTATCAATGTCATTCAATTGCGGTAAAGGGACTCCAGATCTTTACACCCGAGTTTACTCATACTTAGGATGGATAAAAGCAAATATCCAGTAA